cagaggctagtgcttcttccaggcaacaAACGCtaacaaaactcactccctacggcagagacagcagacgatggaacagcgtgacagatgcagtgacgtaccacttggttaaagatttgcgtcccgtgcgaacagtaggaacatgataaaaacattggatccacgctacgagttttccagccgcaagtatttttcgaacaccaccATTCCacacatgtacgctgaatgcaaagtgagcgttgcagaaaatattcagaatgcgcagttttttgctaccacaagcgatctctgatccagccgcacatcagagccgtatttgagcttaactatccactacatgagcaactgggagctacatagtattttgaacaagttaatgtttgcacaatacgtttgcaattgatatgtttgcactttaattatgtttacgattttaatttatgttaagttacttgaaaaacgaggaaaactgatttttgtaattgtttctctcagggcttttatcatctctggtgtgagtttaaaatataagtgtgttagcactgtgctgattatccctaatatgaataaatgtttgtttattcaatgtttctcttctttaatacgcaattgaagttatgctattcatggataaaaaaatcgtgataaaatcgaaatcgtgataaaatattggaaaaatcgtgatattctatttttgccatatcgcccagccctagttggttgcgtcactgacctcctccacggtGGGGACTTTGTTCCCAGCAGCCTCCAGGGCACTCCATAGAGCAGAATCTGACACCCACGCTCTGCTTTCCAGAACCTGCTCCTCAATGGAGTTCAGATGCTTGACCATGTCTCTGGATAGGCCCTCCTCTGAGCGAATAAACACCTCAATCACCTGAACACACAACCATCACAGACAACTTAGATCTGAACAGGTCAGGGAGTTTCATCGTCACTAATCACCTGAATGTTTCATTGTGAATAATAAACTGAGTTTGTTGAGTTTAGTTACCTTAAAAAAGTAAAATGGGGCCAGTTTGAAGATGTTGATGATCCAGGGGAACGTCCTTTGGGAGCTGTAGGAGAACAGCACCACCtccaaacaacatgccatcatggAGCAGTGGAAGATGTCCTGTTCCAGCAAAACCTGACAGCAAACACACATTTAAATGAATACAAACGCAGAGTTACCCCTACATATGCTCAGGCACGGCACTGCGCCTGAAATTCTAGCACCACGGCTATGaaatcaaaccccccccccccccccacgtcccGACGCACGGCACCGAAACGTTCCGTGCGCTATCACCCCCCTTCCTCGCTCTCATGGCAGCAAAACTGTCCGCGAATGCATCAGAAGATTTCACTGTAGTCGGTGTTCAAAATGGATTAAAGACAGGAcagaatatataatcaatcaaatATAATATTATAATGCTGTGTACATGTATAGATACTTTATCGTACATTCTCACCGGCATGTAACTCTACTTTTTTCTCTAAATGCACCAGACTGAAAATGACCTAAAttttctaggggaaacactgaaacGAGcactaaaacacattttaatcagACTCAGAATCAGACAGTCCTTGAGATAATTTTAGTTTTGCTTAAGATCTTCAAAAGAAAACTAAGTGTTTTAGCTAAATAATAACTTGTGATGCTCACATTTGTTCAGGAAGTCTcccaaaataaaaacacagaaagaacgtttGTTTGAAACTGGCCGCCTGCAGCTAAAAGGCCAAAGCACCTTTTTCTGAACAAAGAGTGCTGCTTACGCTCATGTCTCTGCCCTGCAGCCGTTTGGTCTCCTGAACCAGAACGTTCTCCAGAACCTTGTAGTACAGGATTTTTGCCAGCTTCAAACGGTTTTCTGCAAAGTCTGAAACAACACAACAAACATGTCAGACAAGCCGACAGGCTTACCACTcctaaagggtgtgtgtgtgtgtgtgctgtaccTATATGAGAGCCCGGTGTGTCCTCAGAATCTTTGGTATAATGCTCTTTAAAGGTTTGTCCGAGAGTTTTCACCTGAGCCAGTAAGGACTCAGTGGGATCTCTGGAGCAGGACCTGCAAcacgaacagaaaataaacaataaacaaaacttTCAAAACAATctttatgaatttatttattttatccatTACTTGATAATCTTCTAACCTCCTGCTATAAAACACCTCCACGCTCTCTTGTTTAGTTTATGTTCCTCTGATTTGTTCAACAGAAacatacaaacaaaaaaaggTTAAATAAGGAGACTGACTTGAAGATCTGGACCAGGTTCTCACTGGGGGACGTTCTTAAACCGGCCACCATGCTCTGCAGCCGGCTGACGCTCTGCGTGGCCAAGGAGACAGGAGTTACGAGCAGGTCCTTCTCCTTCAGGTAGACCCGCCCGGTCAGAGGGGTGGACGGGGCCAGAGAGCTGGACTGCACACAAGGGAGGAGATATTATTTAGTCTTTGGTCCTGTAAGAGCTCCTTAAACCACAACATTCACGCCGTTTCTTGTTCGTTAGCTGAAGAAAGCTACAGAACAAAATGCTGAAAACCATTCCTAGAGATTAGGCTCCAAACGGGTGTGATTTAAACATCAGTCCTGCAGATCTGGAACAGCAACTCACCCCCTGTTCTACACATGCTAAAGGCAGCTAAACATGCTAATTTGGACTCCATAACCCGTAACAGAAGTCCACAAAGTCAAAGAGCCTTTCAGCAACAAGAACTTTTAGCTTGTAGCATAAAGAGAAGATTAACGGAAAACAGATGTGACTGTTTTTGTCCCACTCATCAACGACTTTCCTTTCAGAATGTTAAACAGCTGCAGTCGGCTGATTTGTTTCATCCAAGCTTTTAGCATTAAGAGAGAAAAATTTTAAAGTTTCTAAAGTGCCGGCGATATATAAAGAGAGATCTTCGGAAAGCGAACAGAACTTCAACTCAACACCACCTAACAATAAAGGAAGTATAATAAACGAGGGCCGAACATCTCCATCAGGTGATGGTGGGACCTCAGGGATCAGCAGTTCCATGTTAGTGTCTGCACCTTCTCCACGTGTTGTTgcagctggttctgagcaaccgtTTGGCTTGCAGTGCATTCCTGAACAATCTTCCTCGGCGTTCCGATTTCCTCATCAGCATCCGCTCCCAGGAACACACGCTCATCAAAATCTCCCACCGTCAGCACATACTCCTCGTACTCCCTGTTCAGGGCCTTGCTGCAGACGACAGCACACAGACAAAACAATCATTCACTAAAATAATTTATTTACTGCagaaaaaacaaacaccagaagaaACTTCACAAGGAGACGGAACAATACGTATCTTGTTGCTTACTTGTTGTCTATGAAGTTCTGAGGATCTAACATTTCAGTCAGAAGGTCCTTGTTTCCTTTCAAAATCTGATTTACgcacaaagaaaacaaaaaaaaaaattttaaactaTTTTTCAAAAACAACACAAATCCTGAGTATCAGCCGATATTTTAAAGTGAGGAAGATGTGCACCTGTTTCTGGAACAGTTTCTGCACGAACGGTTTGAAGTAGTGCTGCTTGATGCCTTTGGCCTCCACCACCAGCCCATCATGCAGCTCACACAACTTCTCCAACACACAAGGAGGAGGCTCGCCTCGAGAAACGTGGCTCTCGGCACGAAAAGAGGGGGGCAAACCTGCAGGAAGTCATGTGATCATGCCAACACTCATCAAGCAGTGTAACTGTTCTGCTGTAGCGAAAGGAAACAGCTTCTGCAAGAGGAGGAGCTTCATCCAACACAAATACTAAATCTGGCATCAAGAGTTGAAAGAGTTTAGAAGCTTCATCTGTGGCTTCATGCACAAAGATCTGGATGCATTTTAAAGATCTCCTAATGTGGAAAAGGTGGAAACTGAAAGAGGAGCTCAAAGTTTTACCTCTGAACACGGGGTTGATGAGATCCTTTCTGTTTGCACACAGAAGAGTGTTACCAAACACCAAGTCCAGGCAGCACAGCAGCAGGTGGTACGAGTTCACCAGGTCGTCTCCGATCATACGAAAGTTACCTTCAGAGACGCAAAACGCATAAATCAAACAACAGCAAAAATAAAATCCCACCTTTCTACAACAAGCTGATTCATTGATGTTTAGATATAACAAATTAGCTGTTTGTGAAGTTAAAGTGTCAAACTCAGCAGTAAGATTCTATAAACATGAGATATTTTGCAGATACATCAGCTGATTTGCTGACTCCAAGCAGAAAAGTTAAAGCTACGACTCTAAACGTGCAGCCCGAGTCAGTCAGCTGTTAGGTTTTATTCTTGGTACCTTTAGTGTAGACAAACAGGGTCCAGCAGAACTTGAACACATCACTGATGTGGCAGGGCAGTCGCCTGCAGTCAGAGGTAGGAGACAAATATGCCGTTGTTTAGTGACTCTGTGTTCCACTTTTAAAATTAAGGCACTGTTTGTGATTTCAGTCTGACCGGTGTGTGAAATATAATCCCCAGTTTAAGCTCATCCTTGTTCAGAATCAGAAAAGTTTCATTCAAtgtttaaaaatagaataaagttgAAAGAAAAGGCTTAGGCAGGGAGTAGCTAGGGGAACTTTCCACGTGAAGAAAATACATAGTTCTTGGGAATGTAGGGTCTAAAAaaccgtgcgtgcgcgtgtgtcatGCCTGTGCTTCCTGCTGCGCGGCTGACGTGGCGGATCACATCCCTGTGGATTCTGAAACAAGTCCATGAAGATGGGCTCAAACTTGCGAAAGATCACAGTGGAAACCTCAAAGTTTCGCTCCAGTCGGTCCATTCGCAGCCTGAAGTCCTGCGAGAGGTTGGACATGTCGGTCCACTTCCTCATCTTTGAGAAGAACTGGATCAGACTGTAAACAAGACAGAAAAAAGAAACATTAGGGAGCCTTTCAATGTATTTTACTAAGTGTAAAATGAGGGCTGTTCCGATCACCCCCCCAATCCAAGTCCGAGATTTTGAGTATCTGTCGATTCCGAGTCCCGATCTAATTCTTCGGCAATGCATTAGAAAGGAGAAAGAAAGAGAACACATCCAAGTTGTCTAATGTGTGGCTGTAATAAGCAATGCATGTTCCTGTGACTGGGCAGTTACGTCCCAATGGCAGGTTTGGTCTTTTCTGCAAAACACCAGAGAGATGCGTTTGTAATGATGAGAAGGAAACATACCGCACCTCCAGGAGACGCTAAAACCAGACGTTCGCAACTACAGACTGCTTTTTTATGTTTTGCTGAGACCTTTTACTCTTCATAAACAATTCTCTTTGCTTTTTACTACACACTTTGATGTTTGCTGGCTTCGTGTTTTGTCCGACGCATTGCTGTGAACTCCGAGTAATGAGCTCCATTTGGGGTGTTTGTCTTTAAGCTGGCAGAATAGAACTAAATGCAGACAGGTGATTAACTGCTGGGAACCCTGAAGAAAAAGACggttgtttttttaagaagctgTATCAGATTCACAGTGTTGAATGCAGTTCTGTCACTGTCTGAGCTGCACACACAACTCTTATGTTCCTGTCACGCTTTGCAGCTGATTTTCAGAATTTATTTATGATTGTTTTTGAACGCTGACAAATCGATATTGAATTGGCATGTGTCGTGTCGCGATGCATCGATTAAATGGTGAGTCAGCACATCACTACTTTTCCACCACATGAAATACCTGGTTTGCACATGTTACAAGTGTCTGTTGCATTGCCTCCACTGTCCGGTAGAAAAAAAATGTCCAAACTGCAGACGCTTTCACTCTCCTGAGGCGACACGTTAGCTTGGACCGGATAAGAGCATCCCTATTTAAAACTGCATTTGTTTTCTAGAAACCCCTAAGAACAAACCAGAACACAGAGATACCAGAATAAGGATCGTAGAGACAAAACATGTGTTTATAGCGCTGAACCTGAGTTTGGAGCAGCGAAGGATCCTGGTGAGCGAGACACAGTTTCCCTCCATCAGCCCTTTTCCCACAGTGGGAATGGACCCCTTCCTGCAGGCAGCGTACAGCGAGCAGGCCAGCCAGTGGACCACATCCCCCTGCAGACAAACAGCAAATCACTTTAATTGTCTTCACTCAGCATAAACAGCAAACTGGGAAACTAATACTCCACTATTTCCAGTACACAGAGCGACTCAGCAGATACAAGAATAGCTGCAGAAACAGCAAACAGAACTACACGGAACATGACTGAAAACCTATGTGCACATTTTAATTACTATGTTTGATTTTTGCACGCAAAATTCTGCCATCTTTAATTAATGAGACAGCTGAATGGTCCaattatttataattcagaagaGTTTAACGACTAGCATTTTATCATCTATTGGAGATATGTTTTTATAATACAGACAGACTATTAGTATTTTTGAAGGTCAATTTCTCAAACAAATATTTTTCATTAATAAATCAGAGAAGCAACCATTTCTGAAtgacagataaactcaaagaTAAACGGAGCATCTGTTTGGTTAGAGGCCTTATGTTTAAAAGCATAACTGAATCATTTGAGGTTAATtcagtttccccctctccccaggtcaagagtctgggtgtcatcctagacagcacactatccttccaatctcatatcaatagcatcacacggtcagcttatttccatcttcgtaacattaatcgtcttcgcccctcccttgatgtccactctacttctattcttgtccatagtctggttacatcgcgtatcgattattgcaactctcttctctcaggcctccctcagaaaatcctccgtaagctccagttggtccagaacgcagcagcacgcatcgtcactaaaactcccatctctcatcacatcacccccatcctcaaacaactccattggctaccagtgcacaccaggattaactacaagattctccttctcaccttcaaggccatccaaaacctcgcccctcactacctcacagatctcgttcacatcgtcacctcgtcccgttccctcaggtcctcctcctccattcatctctctgtgccctccttccgtatcagcaccatggggagtagagccttcagcGGCACcactcccaaactctggaactcccttccccctctcatcaagaacattaactcattcacagaattcaaaaaacaactcaaaacccacctcttcATTACCACATATCAACTTTGAATTTTAGAGAGCCTTGTTTGTTGATGTTTACGTATGTTTACTTattgaatgatttgtgtttttattctgtacagtgtccttgagtgaccagaaaggcgcttttaaataaaatgcattattattaataGGTAACGATGTAAACAAAGCCAACTAGCATCATTAGCTGTAGGAGGTTAAATTGTCAGGTACAAACTAATCTTTCATAATCTGTACCTAGATTAGGATTAGAATCGTTTTGAATAAAATAACCTTGTAACACCTCTCTGTGTGAACGTTTCTTTCCGTGAATCACCTTTGACCCCTGAGGATATAATCAGTGTTTACACCCATCCCTCAGACAGAAGTCTTCTAACAAACACTGCACAACTTTTGTTGATGTCCCGTCATTTTAGACGATGCTTCAAACTGACTGCACTACAGTTGTCTATGTTCCTGTCACACGGATTCaaaggcaaaaacaaacaaacaaacaattctGATACTAATCAGGGTGAACAACAAAAATCAGGATTATATAGTGATTTCTGATACGATGTTAAAAGGAAACTGCTTTTAATTAAGATGTCAATAGTATGTATGAACAATAAAACTGATATTAATTGAAAAAGAACATCTGCTGCTTTGTTATCAGACTAAAGAAATCTTAAACATTGTTATTATTGGTCAGACCTTAAATAAAGCCGATCCATTTAAATAAAACGGATTTATTATTCACTCAGATGTCACTACCATGTTCTACCCATGGTTTtaccacaaataaaagacagtcaTAGTTGTTTTACGGTAAAATATATTTTACCTGGAAAAAATATTtcaatttgattattttttattattcttatgtAATTTCAGGAGGATTTTAATATTTGTTAATAATCAGTCAGTCATAAACTAAAAataattgttttgttttgtcCGGTTTTGTCTGACGTTTGCAAATGCCGTCGATCGACTGCTCGACAATATGTTTCTGTTCCTGGATGGAAGATTAAAAACAGGTCAGTTGTTGAATCCCTTTAATCTCAGTGTGTGTCAGCACTGAAATCCAGTTCTATGTAGGATGAAAGTTGTGGCTGATTAATTCGACAGTAACTTGTTATTAAAGAACATTATTCACCTCCAGAGTGTATGTGTTCCATATGGCTGTGAAGTTGTCCATAGCTTCAGTAGCGGTCTGTTCGTCCATGTTCAGCTCCTGACACAATGTCTCCAAACTCCTTCGGACTGAACTTTCCTCCATCCTGCCCGACTCGGAGTCCGACGACTCGTCACCCCGCATTCGTTCCAATGTACAGCTACAGCATCAAGTTTTAAACAACCCCCAGAGCCAGACGTTAACCAGCAAAACGCTGCCCTCTCCCAAACACCAACAAACAGGCTCCACGAGCATCCCACTTCCGCCTACAGTTCCCACAATGCAGTGCGTTGGCGCGAAAACCCTGCTGCTCTGACCAATCAAAGTCAAGACATGCGAAGCCCTCTCGCCCTCTTGCCCTACCCCTCTCGGTCTCCTTCAGGAGGTCGCTCCTAATTAAAACCACCTTTTTATGGAGTTACAGCTGTCTGAAATAATTAACTTTAAAAAGTAAAATTACAAAATATGCCGAGAAGTCGAGAAAAGAAGTATGCAATAACAATTTGGTAGCAATTCGTTAACTAACGTGCAGAGGGCAGTGTTCTGTTATTATAGAATTCCTGCTCATCTAATCAAAGGTttaaaaaagtgattttttttttacaaaatacaATCCACAAAATCGGATTGAGTCTTAGAATAAAACGAATGTTACAAGGTGACCTTTTAAGTGTTCTTATTCCTATTGTTGTCTACAAAGGGAATGAGTTAACATATTATGTAGTATACcctataaaatacaatttttagAACGATGCAGACTGCAGAGCCTGCCAAGAATTATTGTCTTTAATACTCTAAAATGTTAATGAAATagctgtttaataaaaaaaaaacagcaatgctCAAAACACTGTTAAAAAAACTTTGTTAAAAACACCAACAACATATCTATTTTTCTCTCCATGTCCAATTTGCAGGTTGGGGGCTATTTGTAGCTCTTGAAGTGCTTTTGTTTGGCCCCCACTTGCATTTCTAGAATCATGTGGCTCCAGATCCACCGGTTGCAAAACCTCTAAAAACCCATAAATATAACACAAGCTATCTTAATTTAaagtaaaataattatttatataaGACATGTTTGGTTGTTTTATAGTAAATGGAACATTGTCCATTTAAAAGAATGAATGaacacaaactcaaaacatttttgCTCAGATTCAGTTTATTGATGAATTAAGAGACAATAAAGTCAAACCCATAACCACATCTTTTTAAAAATATAGTGTAATAACAGCATAAAGGATGTTCACAGCAACACCACCAAATTTGTGATAGTCTTCATTATAAAAACAAACCTCTAACCGATGGTCTAAAGTAGCATTCTGCTAAACCCAACATACGTAGAAAGTTACCAGACTTGATTATTACAAGACTAAACACACCCTTAAAACCAGCTTTAAACTATTTTATTTCTAACTTCAAATGATTTATTGTTTAAATATTACAGTTAGTttaaagagaaagtcacccccaaatcaactttttttctgataaactatataaatgtgtgtctaatcatgctgtagacacgtgtagtcagtaattttgcactttagtgcattttagtaaaaatttaaattttctgcctaaaactgtcagtgttgtgccgttgtcaggtaaaaactgtgcAGTGCAGTTAaacttaaatctgccatcgctattgattaagaggtaccctagaatgttagctggtaccatatgatgtcacaatgtcgttgtgagtctgtgtgtgtgtgtatttgttagcggctctgccctctcggtctgctaggcaacagcatttgttgcaattttcaaacaggaagtgggagtggagtgatgctctggtagggggtgacttgctctttaaagctctTCATGCAGCATGAATCACTAAGAGACAAACAAACCAAAAGACCAACATAGAACATGTGTTTGCATTTAGAGAGTGCTGTATCTGGAGTTATCTCTGGTCTCGATGGTCTTTATCAGCAGTTTGGGGGcaggagagctgctgctgctgctgttgctgtggtAACCATTAGTACTCTTAGGACCTGGAGAGAAACAAGAACAAAAACTTGGACGAAGAAAAACAATTAACCAATTTACGAAAACAAACCAACAATATGATCTTTAAATGGACAGTTCTGGTCATAGGATAGTACAGTTTTAGGTTACTTACTGTAGTTGGAGATGGCCTGAATGTTGAGGATGGACTGTTGTCCAATTCTGAATAGGAAGAGAAATAAAAGACAAGGTAGCTATTTTTATTGGCTCCtacaaaaaattaaattaaattaaattaaattaaatttggaACCAGAGTCAGTAAACAAAGTAATAACACATCTATTCTGTTTGGAATAAACTCCAACGCAAAAGTAAAGAcctttaaaaaatattttcaaagttttCCTCTAAAAGCTCATCACCAATCAAAtgtacaatgtccaatcaggtttttattgTACTGGTCTTTCTGCATCATTTTGTGTTCCAGTCTGTTTTCTACGTCCTCATTTCCTGTCCTACCTGTCCTCTTCTCCCTCCAGCAGTTTCCTGTAGGTGGCGATCTCAATGTCCAGAGCCAGTTTGAGATTCATCAGGTCCTTTAGTAGAAGAGAAGGTCCTTTATCTGTTACAAATCACTGTATGTTAATATTTCCACCCATAACCTTTCCTTCCTGACCTGATACTCTCTCAGCTGTCTGGCCATGTCCTGCTTGGCTCTCTGCAGAGCATCCTCCAGGTCTCTGGTCCGTGCTTTGGCTTCTTTCACAGCCATCTCTCCTCGTTCCTCAGCCTCAGCCAGCTGGTTCTCCAGACCGGCGCGCTAACGAGACAAGAAACAGTCAGTGCTGGATCTGAACAACGTTCCACCTGGACACATGTTTGCATGTGACTGCACCTGTGCTTTCACAGCCTCAATCTCGCTCTGCAGGCGGCTGATAAGCCGGTTGACCTCGGCCACCTCTCCCTTTACAATACGAAGCTCGTCTCCAAACTGGCTGGCTTGCACCGACATTTGGTCAAACTAGCAAATAAATGACAACAGAAATGTGCATAGCTTCAGATAAATGATATATCATCATCAAGCGCTTGCATTTTGTTAGAAGAGTGTCATTGCTGAGCATCTTTGGCCTTAGTTTGGACACTCTTTTGTACCTTGTTCTTGTACCAGGCCTCTGCCTCCTCCCGGCTGCGAGCTGCGATCTCCTCATACTGAGCTTTGACTTCAGCTACAATCTGCTCCATGTTGAGGCTGCGACTGTTGTCCATCTGCACCACTACTGAGGTGTCCTTGATGCTGGCCGCCAGCTCGCGCAGCTCCTGGTGCAGAAAAGAGGACACAAAAGGTTCTGCAACAAATGTGCGGTAAATTATGTCAGAAGCCCATCTGAGTCCACCTTGGACAGGCCAGAAGTCTGTCGCAGATGAACAACCATGCAGACAAAGGCTGTTTAGAATCTCCAGTTCATGCAACATACATGCTTTTGGACCACAGGAGGTGTTTCCATTACTCTGACCTGATGAAGCTTAAATGAACCATAGAAAACATTAACCAACATGTTGTTAGTTCATTTTCTCTACAGCTGTTTGATGGTTGAAATAAACTCTTTGATGAGTCACAAAATGAAAACGGAATAATGATGAAAAACAAACCCCAAAACCTCCGTAAGAAACAGAAAGAGTGGGATACCTCCTCATAGATGTTGCGCAGGAAGTTGATTTCATCAGTCAAAGCACCAACCTTGTCCTCAAGGTCCGCTTTGACCAGGTAGGCCGAGTCTACATCCTGGAAACACACAGACCCAGAGTCACAGCTTCTTAAAAGCTGTCTGTTTAATTGGATGCAATTAGCTGGAGAGTTTTGGTAGATGACAAAGTGTTTTAGTGCAATTTGTAGAAGTTAATCTGAAAATATTTTTACTACTTGATTCACAGTAAGGGTGAGAATTAATGAGGAAACAGATGCTCATCCGTTGTTTTCTGTGGGAAAACAACGGATGATTAATTCCTCAAGTGCTTCCAGATTAGAGGAAATGTTCCTGGTTGACTCATCGTGAAAAACAATAAACaggattcagttcctcattagaaAGACGATAAAATGTTTGATGTTTTCAACACAGCAGCAGCTTCTATAAAACAATAATGTTTTAAGAATTTGCACCACTGCAAGAAAAACTGTTTATTCTATTAAAACGCACAGCCTGGCCAAAATAAAAGGTCACACACTCTACTATTCTATTGgacgcctttagctttgattacgacacacattcgctgtggcgctgtttcgataagcttctgcaatgtcaccagatttatcttcatccagtgttgc
This sequence is a window from Nothobranchius furzeri strain GRZ-AD chromosome 3, NfurGRZ-RIMD1, whole genome shotgun sequence. Protein-coding genes within it:
- the rbl1 gene encoding retinoblastoma-like protein 1 isoform X1 → MRGDESSDSESGRMEESSVRRSLETLCQELNMDEQTATEAMDNFTAIWNTYTLEGDVVHWLACSLYAACRKGSIPTVGKGLMEGNCVSLTRILRCSKLSLIQFFSKMRKWTDMSNLSQDFRLRMDRLERNFEVSTVIFRKFEPIFMDLFQNPQGCDPPRQPRSRKHRRLPCHISDVFKFCWTLFVYTKGNFRMIGDDLVNSYHLLLCCLDLVFGNTLLCANRKDLINPVFRGLPPSFRAESHVSRGEPPPCVLEKLCELHDGLVVEAKGIKQHYFKPFVQKLFQKQILKGNKDLLTEMLDPQNFIDNNKALNREYEEYVLTVGDFDERVFLGADADEEIGTPRKIVQECTASQTVAQNQLQQHVEKSSSLAPSTPLTGRVYLKEKDLLVTPVSLATQSVSRLQSMVAGLRTSPSENLVQIFKSCSRDPTESLLAQVKTLGQTFKEHYTKDSEDTPGSHIDFAENRLKLAKILYYKVLENVLVQETKRLQGRDMSVLLEQDIFHCSMMACCLEVVLFSYSSQRTFPWIINIFKLAPFYFFKVIEVFIRSEEGLSRDMVKHLNSIEEQVLESRAWVSDSALWSALEAAGNKVPTVEEVNFSSCLDSGSGSTNGQSHLPLVAHSPIIHPRIREFRSGLGSARKEVPPSPLSVHDRYSSPAAGSAKRRLFGDDAPGPSVSLNTRMSPLPSPAKRLTFGSSSTLKSGGQGAPTTILSIPLQGVSSDRTITLIPVQPCDSSGVVTAQFLLTASPSRNFTAASTSDPQMGNGRPRCTGSIALFFRKVYHLASVRLRDLCLKLEISSELRGKIWTCFEHALVHCTELMKDRHLDQLLLCSIYIISKITKETHTFQDIMKCYRSQPQASSHVYRSVLLRRTPKAQPADENMEVDAVSGGESAEKTSQAGGDTNSSQSQEEERGDLIQFYNTTFILKMKSFALRYATNDNRADAPPLSPFPSVRAQPLSPRRVSQRHSLYVSPHKNSSGCLTPSSFTYRINSSPSKDLSDINRMIRQGCVNRKRAFNMEGDVMMSPMCDSPSKRACPENGSSPDVLLKRLQDVVSERQSH
- the rbl1 gene encoding retinoblastoma-like protein 1 isoform X2 codes for the protein MRGDESSDSESGRMEESSVRRSLETLCQELNMDEQTATEAMDNFTAIWNTYTLEGDVVHWLACSLYAACRKGSIPTVGKGLMEGNCVSLTRILRCSKLSLIQFFSKMRKWTDMSNLSQDFRLRMDRLERNFEVSTVIFRKFEPIFMDLFQNPQGCDPPRQPRSRKHRRLPCHISDVFKFCWTLFVYTKGNFRMIGDDLVNSYHLLLCCLDLVFGNTLLCANRKDLINPVFRGLPPSFRAESHVSRGEPPPCVLEKLCELHDGLVVEAKGIKQHYFKPFVQKLFQKQILKGNKDLLTEMLDPQNFIDNNKALNREYEEYVLTVGDFDERVFLGADADEEIGTPRKIVQECTASQTVAQNQLQQHVEKSSSLAPSTPLTGRVYLKEKDLLVTPVSLATQSVSRLQSMVAGLRTSPSENLVQIFKSCSRDPTESLLAQVKTLGQTFKEHYTKDSEDTPGSHIDFAENRLKLAKILYYKVLENVLVQETKRLQGRDMSVLLEQDIFHCSMMACCLEVVLFSYSSQRTFPWIINIFKLAPFYFFKVIEVFIRSEEGLSRDMVKHLNSIEEQVLESRAWVSDSALWSALEAAGNKVPTVEEVNFSSCLDSGSGSTNGQSHLPLVAHSPIIHPRIREFRSGLGSARKEVPPSPLSVHDRYSSPAAGSAKRRLFGDDAPGPSVSLNTRMSPLPSPAKRLTFGSSSTLKSGGQGAPTTILSIPLQGVSSDRTITLIPVQPCDSSGVVTAQFLLTASPSRNFTAASTSDPQMGNGRPRCTGSIALFFRKVYHLASVRLRDLCLKLEISSELRGKIWTCFEHALVHCTELMKDRHLDQLLLCSIYIISKITKETHTFQDIMKCYRSQPQASSHVYRSVLLRRTPKAQPADENMEVDAVSGGESAEKTSQAGGDTNSSQSQEEERGDLIQFYNTTFILKMKSFALRYATNDNRADAPPLSPFPSVRAQPLSPRRVSQRHSLYVSPHKNSSGCLTPSSFTYRINSSPSKKIPAA
- the LOC107384966 gene encoding keratin, type II cytoskeletal 8, which gives rise to MSLSRNKRISSSSTVRSSGGSRRLSSFIPAQGGFSGVSLSSSSLYAGTNGHHQGLGASLTSLSVNKSLLAPLNLEIDPNLSMSRAHEKEQIKSLNNRFASFIDKVRFLEQQNKMLETKLELLQGQGVTRSNVEPLFEAYMAGLRRQMDLVNNDKTKLDGELRNMQGLVEDYKHKYEEEINKRNNLENDFVILKKDVDSAYLVKADLEDKVGALTDEINFLRNIYEEELRELAASIKDTSVVVQMDNSRSLNMEQIVAEVKAQYEEIAARSREEAEAWYKNKFDQMSVQASQFGDELRIVKGEVAEVNRLISRLQSEIEAVKAQRAGLENQLAEAEERGEMAVKEAKARTRDLEDALQRAKQDMARQLREYQDLMNLKLALDIEIATYRKLLEGEEDRIGQQSILNIQAISNYSPKSTNGYHSNSSSSSSPAPKLLIKTIETRDNSRYSTL